The Crateriforma spongiae DNA window GTGCACGTCCGTCTTGATACACACAGGTGCCGTGGCATCGGCACTTTGTTCCAACAACCGCAGATAGGAAGATTCGCAAGATGCGCAGCGACGACTCAGGGACCAATCCCTATGCCACCCCAAGTCCACTGAGCGTCGAGTCCAGTCAGAACGCGAGCTTTGTTGGTACGGACGAAGACCTGCATCCCTTTCGTACCATTTGGACATCGCCGCGGCGGACCGTTCGTCAGATTGTTTCGATCGATCCAAAGCTTTACGTCGTGCCTTTGGCTTGTCTGGCGGGGGTTGGCGAAACGCTGGATCGGGCGTCGACGCGAAACGCGGGCGACGATCTTCCCCTGGCCGCGATCCTTGGAATCGCGATTCTGATCGGACCCTTGGCGGGGTTATTCAGTCTATGGATCGGTTCGCATTTGGTCCGCTTTTCCGGCAGTTGGATCGGAGGCGTCGCCAGTCGCGAACACATCAAGACGGCCATTGCCTGGGCATCGGTTCCGTCGATCGCCGCGCTGCCTTTGTGGATACCCCAGATCGTTTTGTTCGGTTCGGACCTGTTCACTCAGGAGACGCCGGGGCTTGAGGCACAACCCATGCTGTTGATCCCGTTCTTGGCGTTTGCGTTGGTCGAGCTGGTGTTGGGTGTCTGGGCATTCGTATTGCTTTGCAACACGATCGCAGAGGTCCAGGGTTTCCGATCCGCTTGGCGAGGGTTCGGGAATCTGATCCTGGCCGGGGCCGTTGTGGTCGTTCCGTTGCTAGGACTCGTCCTCGTGGTCGCCATGCTTTCGAATGCATAATCGAATCGGCCCCATGATCGGTCCGGCAGCGGACGATCGGATTCCGAGCGGATGTCGTGCCCAATCACCAGCCGCTAGCATCCAGTGCACTCAAGAGACATGGCGTTCCCATGACAAACGGCGGTAATGACGTGGATCATCAGTAATCGCCCACGGCAGCCGAAAAAGGTCCCCGGCGATCCAGTGCTTCAACGGCACCCGTTGGACGGGAAAAACCGGACCTCGCCCCCTGAATCCGCTGACTCTGCTACACCGGTGCAATTCCCGTCATTTTGGAGACCAGGAGAATCGCCAAATGATGTAGAAGGATTTCCGTGTCCCAGCCGTCCGCCCCCTCATGGTCGACACGCCCCAAGTCTTGGCAGAATCCGTGACTTGCCGCTCCGCCGACTTGGGGG harbors:
- a CDS encoding Yip1 family protein, with protein sequence MRSDDSGTNPYATPSPLSVESSQNASFVGTDEDLHPFRTIWTSPRRTVRQIVSIDPKLYVVPLACLAGVGETLDRASTRNAGDDLPLAAILGIAILIGPLAGLFSLWIGSHLVRFSGSWIGGVASREHIKTAIAWASVPSIAALPLWIPQIVLFGSDLFTQETPGLEAQPMLLIPFLAFALVELVLGVWAFVLLCNTIAEVQGFRSAWRGFGNLILAGAVVVVPLLGLVLVVAMLSNA